The window TGGCAGTGACAGGGGCTAGGATACTAGCTAAAGCATTAACTTCAACCACAAGTAAATACTGAACTAAAAGAACTGAAGCTTTTGGCAGCACTGACAATGCTCACAGAAAGAAGCACAGACAAGATCACCATTCTGTAGgggaaaaagctgcaaaaaactATAAAGAAGCATGCTCCACACTGGGCTCAGAGAGAGGAGATACAAAATCCCACCAGCTCTGAAGGCAGGAAATTGTTGCCTCTAACATTTTACTTTCCCTGTTCACATCACACTGTATTACAGTGGGAATCTCACCACTTTCCCAACACCCTTTAGTCGTGCTATTTTTTTACTAACAATACTAAAAATTCGCAATCTTTCTGACAATAAAAGttaaagcagaataaatgcCACTCCCACACTGCCTGAGAATCCTGGACCGGGAGTATTTTCCCCACCCTATCGCAGGGCTCTCAGAAGGAGCGGCCAAGGCAGTCAttcctccagcccctcctgATGGCAAACGACAGCACAGCACCTAACGAGGTACTGCCACGAGAATGCTGATGCCATCACAGTCGTCCCATGGGAAATGCCCTAATAATGAAGACCTAAGCACAAGATCAAAACAGGGTTTGGTGAAAGCCAACACCCAATTTGATCAAATGCTATGGTCGGGGGAGGGGCAGATGCAAATGTACAAGCGGCCTTCTCAGGGTTTGTGACAAGGAGGAACTTCAAGCCGAGCACCAGTTGAGGCCAATGGCTCTGCTCTAAACTTTGTGTCTAATGCACTTaagttaggggaaaaaatggggAATGGCACCTATAGAACAGAGGAGGGATTTTAACAGAGGCGATTAGGCTGTCAGGCCCTGCACAACAAAAGAGAGATTGTTAAGGCAGCCAAGGACTTAAGGTTTGAAAACAGCTGAAGATGCAAACCAGCTGAAGAATTAATGTAGCTGCCCGGTTTACCTTTTCTCTtgagaaagtaagaaagaaatccaaatgatgatgaacagagagaaaacacacaggaaaacaaaacacatacagaGACCCTACAGGtatcaaacattttatttcttttttaaagaaactacaGCAATATACGTGATTACAGAATTATGAAGCACTGTTaaacaaaaggaattaaatggCCTGGGTCCAAGCACTTACGACctcacactttttcttttgtaccaCCATCACtcagaaaaattacattatctgaaaagaaataaagaaaatttaatcttCAGGATGGTTTTGCCCTGTTGCAAGCCTGCACAGCCACAAACAAAATCTCTTTGTGTTAAAATACGCTGCAAAGACATGTATTTCAGAACAGTTCATAAAATAAAAGTGTCCAATACAGGGTTCTTGCTGTCTCCCTCAAAAGCTGACAATTCAAGGCAATGACATATATTGTGAAACCAATAAACTTGATGAAAAGCTGCTGAACAGTCAAAGatatcagaaacattttaaaataatggtttaATTCTTTGACTATGATCTCTATCCATTACAGcgtatttcctttttattttgtcattttcagTATGGACTACCATGTCATCAGCCTACAGGAAGCTCACATTCCATCAAGCCTCAGTAATTTCTGAAGCATCTTGAGACTGGGGATATTGAACACAAAGAAACCATTAGGATAAATACTAGTAAAACAACAAGAGTTTTGCTTCTCCCCTCCAGCTATTTATAAACAGCAACCTACAGCACTGCTAGCTGAACTGTTCATGTGAAAGTTTTACCATTGTTTCGAAGAGGCTGCACAGCAGAAGCATCCAGAACTGTGGCTcgtttttttcccttctcctctggTCCAGTTTTTTTAGATACACTTGTGTAACAGAAATGTTTACTACCCAATTATTTTCGCCCTCCCTCAAAAGCCACAAGATAGTGGCTCTACCCACGGTAAAGCTGTAGGATGTTCATGCTATTTAAAGGCTCAAGGAAAAAGTTGAGTTTCCCAGTTCTCTTCTTCATTGTGTCTACCCAACGGCAAGTCTACTCCCTGTCCATTCTGTGCTCTTCTTACCAGTACTGGCTACCAGACCGAGGTAAATTCTTCATCAAGTTATCCCCACATAGAACATCTTTTACAAACAGAGGTCCTTAAAGTTATGAAGCATCTGgtcttaaaaatgaagaaaaaaatccctgccaAACCAATACAAAGCTACTAAACAAACCCTCCTTAGAAAAGGGATCTGCCTGACCTGCAGAACTATGTACTGGTGCTCTTAAAACACACAGTATCTATCTCCTACACAAACTGGTTTGTGTGAGcaaatgaagcagcagcttgCAACTACATGctctcattttctgtcttcacaAGCAGCGCCAGAGGACATCTACTGGTACAGCCTACCATTCTCCCAAAATCCCCAAGTGCAGATACTGAGGATGATGACAAACCAAGCTCTATTTCAAAGGTCCTCCACCTCCCCTCCAACCCAAAAGGGCAAGATAGGCCTCGGTATGTTGTTCCTTACCTGCTATAATTGTTGTGGCCTGCCGCCTCACATTGTTTTTATCTGTATATTCACCATAGTCTATCTTCCCTTCAACATAGAGTCGAGCACTGAAAAAATCAAGAATTTGGTTCTGGTCAGAGAACTGTActgctcttttctcctctctctaTGATTCTGAACACACACGCTTTTGCATCAGTTGCCTGTAGGAGGTCTGCTAGCTTATTTTATGGCACTTCTCAGTATAGCTCCTGATCACCATAATTATTACATCAATGGATTAATAAGGCATTAAATCCTCCATGATCTTAATTATTCACTTACCCCTTCCTCACATATTGATACGTAACATCCCTGAGGCCTGGTCTAAAGACAGAGATCCTGTGCCACGTCGTCTTCTGACTGACATCACCTAAgttacataaaaataacaaagttgGATGCCAAATCCTTTTTCATGCAAGTCTCAGAAATTAGTTTCAACATGTTGGTGTTCTCAAATTATGAAAAGTTATTTGCAATAGAAGTATACCAGCACTCAATCCCCTGCTCCGTACCAGTAGAACTCAGTGTTCCACCCATCTGTGTTCAAATGCAACTATTGCACAAAAGCACAGTTCAAACCAAGAGATGTTTTCCTGGAAGCCAGAgctcatacattttttttcccccctcacatTCCACATTGAACAAAAGTTAGAGAAGAAGAGACATCTGtatcattcatttttcttctcctcttggAATACAAATAAGAGCATGGAACTTGCTACACCTCTGGCAACCCCAACAGTGAAAAACAGCTGACTCCAtactctttcctctcctccagaGGAAGGTCGACATGCAGATGTCTATTCAGTATATGCTGCTGGGGATCAGTAAGCAACACACAAATGCAGCAGCATCTGTCCTGACCTCAAAGGAACTTCTCTGCACCCAAGAGATTTACACAGCAGCCTGAAGACAAAACATGGTGCTGATGAATATGCAAACATGACCTTGAAACGGCGGGAGCACATCACTCATTGCAGACTCACCTCCCTGGGTTACCTCACTTTCCGATGTTCGCCATATTTCATTGGTTGCAAGAGAAAATATGGTAACgggattttttccttccacttgcCTCATGATAGGGTCCTGTCCAACCCGGCCAAGCAACTGAACACGATTCATGGCTGAAATGTGAGAGAGTAAATTCATATACAGGTGAATTATGACGCTTTTAATCATGGCAAGTTGTAATTCAGAAGCTTTTGACAAGGGCCAGAACAATGACTTTCTGTACTTCCAACCATTTTTCAAGCTCTTGTGATTTTTGGCTTCTTCAGGCCCTGCTGACAGTTGACTATGCCTGTACTATCGTTATCACTGCTAAATGAGCTCATTTAGAAAGTTCTTATTCTTCCTGTTCCTTTGTCATCTTTTTCACAGACACATCCGTATGTCATTTAGACTATTTTGCATTTACTTatcttgactttttttcattaagagaAAACCATACCATTGcattgttttgttcttaaaacaGTACCTTTAAAACAACAATGCTGCATTATTATACCCCATCCTCTGAATCAGAGGGTCACTAGTTTTTACACAGGTACCAGGACTGGGTGGACACAATTTATTACTTCTCCTTGTTCAAGGACCAACTGAAGGAGTTCAGGGAAGCATTGCTCTTGCACAATGCGCACGTGAACTGAATGGTAAAGTCTGAAGTGTACACCTGGAGCAAATCACgctggggcagcagcatccAAACAAATCCCCCAGGCACGTGGGAGACTGAGGAGGTACTAGAAAACATGACAACAGAGTACCCGGTTCACTGCCACTAATAAAGCACAACTACCTGCCTTTTACAGGTCATACTCCGTGTCagggcatttttcttttccccctcaaaGGCTGCTTGACTTGACAAAGACCAGGCGGGAAGCTACTTAAGAATCTGTTTGTTTGAAACGACACGTTTTTAGTCACTGCATTCAGGAGCTGCCATTTCTATCTGTTTTTCTCCTGGCATATTTCAGCCATTGTAAAACTGAGATAAAAACCATGAAGAGTAACAGCTAAATTTCATCTCAGGAGCTACTTACATCTTTCAAGTACCAATGAGCCAACTGAATCAGACTCATGTCTTACAAACTGGCGAAGCACCTGAAGAAACAGACAGATGTTAGTTCCCAAGATACAAAGTGCAAACAGTATTTATATGCTTTTACACCTTGCTTTCTGAACACTTACAGAGGTTTTGCAAGTACATTCTTTTCCAGTGACTTAGAGGGAAGAAATCCATACAGCTAAATAAAGCCAACAGGACTATTAAAAGAATACCTGGTTAAAGTGGGGTTAAAAAAATCCCTAGAAAAAAGCATGGCCCGAAAGTACATCTCCATCAATTATTTTCAGGACACCCAGTAAGGACTGTTTTTCTGTAACACGTATTAGGAGGAGGAGGGGTTTGAAGCAGTGAGGTTGTTTACTTGGTTGGGCTTTGGTTTTTGGAAACAAACACAGTAGTTTCATCAGCTTTCTGCTTCACTTCAGAGATTAACAAGCTGTGCCCAAAATGTACATCTATCCACCTCCATAGGTAGTATGATGCACTGATAACTCCACATTCCCAAGCAAACAGTAAATCAAGGCCATGACAACCCGAGTGCTCCAGTTAAACAGGagtgagaaaatggaaaggaacTGACTTGATGCTGGCAGATACCATGCCCTaaaagacagcaggaaaagagCAAAGCCCAAGACCACCTTTGCAAGAGGCCCATATGcaggaactgaaagaaaagctcaTCTCCTACAACAAGTGATTGCAAAACTTAAAGGCAGGCAAGACTGACAGTCCTGTGTTGAACAGAGATGCTAAACCAGATGAAATGCAACTTACAAAACAGAAGTTCTTCAAGTATATTTGTATGGTTCATTGATGTACACTCAAATCATCTAAGACTCATTCCATGCAGAAGCTGGATCTTCTAACAAATCATTTTTTTGAGTAACTAAGTTAACTAAGGTCCAGCACTTGTATTCTTGTAGTATGTAGTAGTatgaacagaaacagaacttCCCTCTTTTCTTCATAGGTAGTGCCACACGTATTTTGAGAACAGGCAGAAACACCACCTGTGACCCTACAGACCCATAGGagaattccctttttttccaaggCCAGATTCCGTGCAGTGGTAAAGGCCGCAGCACCTATAGCTACAGAGCTCGCAGAGGAAAAGCCGCTCGCACGCAGGGCTCTGCCAGCGCCCGGCCCGGCAGCGCGGCGAGCTGCGGGGAGTCGCTACCCCCTCctcggcggggcgggagggctTCCAGCTGCCCACCTCCCCGCCCGCAACGACCCTACCGCActgcggcggcgcggggccccGCTCCCTCAGGGAGCCGTTAAACCGCCACCCGCGGCCCCGGCGCGACCCTACCTGCCACGCCGGTCGCCGCAACATGCCGCCGCCGCGCCTGTGGAAGGAAAAGCACGGCTGAAGCGGCGCCGGAGGGCGCCCCGACCGCCCCCGGCACCCCTAAAGCGGCACTGGAGGGCACCCCGACCGCCCCCGGCCCCACCGACCGCTCCCACCAACCCTTCAGCACCTCTCCCGCCGCAGCCCGCCGGAAGCGGAAGCACAGGGACGGGTCCTGCCCACAGAGGGGCCGGGGGAAACGCGACCCTCTCCCCGCCGGCCGTGCTgcggggcccgggggcgggcgggcccaCGCCACgaggggctgcggcggcgggcggcacCTACCCCCAGCCACCCGCGGCCACACTGTCGCCTACCGGGTGAGCGACGTCTCCCGCCTGGCGGGGAAGGACGCccaaaggaagagagaggggggaggaagaagaaaaaaaaaaaaaaggcaggccGTCGTagataaaaagattaaaatctttatttgcACGTTTCGCTTCTCATAGGGTAGCATCCGATAGTTCAAAAGCTAGCACCGTCCAACACTTGAGAACGAACTTCGGTAAAACCTACAGATAACAGTTACAGGCCCAGCAtcctccctggctgcaggccCCCGGCAGGGACTCGCAGAGCAGTGTTTAGCAGGGGGAGGCCGCATCCAACACATACCGAAAATACACACAATCTAAAGAggaaactcaaaaaaaaaaaaaaaaaaacctgacgAGGCCTGCAAAAGCCCTTTCTAGTCtccctgcagggagggggcagcccgCTGAGGGTGGGTCCGCTCCTCCGAGGCCAGCAGGGCCTGGCCTGCTGGGGCATAACCAGCTCATGGCGTTGTGCTTGGCgctgaaagggaaggaagggaaagttTTCCTTCCACTTCCACGATTAAGGCCCCCTTAAAGGTTTTCCTTTTACTCTTTGTATCCTCAAGTGAAATGCCACTCCAGTTGCATCCCAAGGCCACCAGCACTGCTATGTAACTATCTGTATCCTGGTGCGTTGTTAAAATTCTACCTCAGGCTGTACCTCCGCACCCCTCGGACCCAGCTGTAGGTGCTGTCTGTGTACAGCCACCACCTCCCCTCTAAGGGTACACAGGTGGCCAGAATGTGAAGACCACAAAACTACTATCAATAACAGGGCCCAACTAAAAGAGGGAAGCGAGTAGAGGAGATGCCATCCTTTCCCTTGCATGGCAAAGCTATTCTTAGTCTAGAACAAGACCAATTacacaagaaattaaaagactGAGGACAATAATCTTAAATCCCATGATCTGACACTTATAAGCCAGACATTCTTCCCTCAGCCAGCATTCAATCATAATTGAGGGAACCAAAAACCATGACAGGGAGAGCTAATATGGGGTATGGGTCTGTACGGACCCTCTGCTTTCACAGGGCCACTCAGCAGCCAGAGCTTTTTGGACAACACAGAAGTTCAGTATCCCAAAGTAAAGCTAAATGAGCGACAGCTCTTCCCTCCCACCAGGCGCTTGCTCTTCTGCTTGGAAGAGGTTTCAGACTCTTGCAACTTGGCACTTCCTAAGGGCTGGTCCTTCATGAGGGTCTGGGCAAGGCGGGCTGCTCTAAGTTCCCTGCAGGGGGAagacagaagggaaaggaagaaaaccacatCATGCATGAATCCGTCTTGCACAAG of the Falco cherrug isolate bFalChe1 chromosome 5, bFalChe1.pri, whole genome shotgun sequence genome contains:
- the LOC102055259 gene encoding single-stranded DNA-binding protein, mitochondrial isoform X3 → MLRRPAWQVLRQFVRHESDSVGSLVLERSMNRVQLLGRVGQDPIMRQVEGKNPVTIFSLATNEIWRTSESEVTQGGDVSQKTTWHRISVFRPGLRDVTYQYVRKGARLYVEGKIDYGEYTDKNNVRRQATTIIADNVIFLSDGGTKEKV